CGGGAGCCGGAAGCGGCAAATTAGTGCCCGCGCTCCTGCTCGATTGCTTCGCCGTCGTTGAAGAACGGCGCAATCTTGTTGTCGAACATCGACAGTGCGGAGCCGATGGCCATGTGCATGTCCAGGTACTGGTAGGTGCCCAGACGACCACCGAAGAGAACCTTGTTCTCCTGCGCTTCTGCTGCGGCGAGCTTGCGGTATGCCTCCAGCATCTCGCGGTCTTCCGGGGTGTTGATCGGGTAGTAGACCTCGTCGCCATCGTCGGCGAAGCGGGAGTATTCCTTAACAATTACCGTCTTGTCCTTGACGTAATCGCGCTCCGGGTGAAAGTGGCGGAACTCGTGAATACGGGTGTACGGCACATCCGCGTCGTTGTAATTCATCACTGGAGTGCCCTGGAAGTCGCCGGTGTTGACAACCTCCATCTCGAAGTCCAGCGTGCGCCAACCCAGCTTGCCCTCGGCGTAGTCGAAGTAGCGGTCCAGCGGGCCGGTGTAGACGACCGGGGCGTCCGGGGATACAGCGCGCAGTTCGTCGCGCACCTCGAACCAGTCGGCATCGACAACGACGTCAATCTTGTCGGAGGTCACCATGTTTTCCAGCCAGGCGGTGTAGCCGTCGACAGGCAGACCTTCGTAGGTGTCGTTGAAGTAGCGGTTATTAAAGGTGTAGCGAACAGGCAGGCGGGTGATGTTGCCGGCCGGCAGGTTCTTCGGGTCGGTCTGCCACTGCTTGGCGGTGTAGTGCTTGACAAATGCCTCGTACAGCGGGCGACCAATCAGGGAGATTGCCTTTTCCTCAAGGTTCTTCGCGTCACGCGGATCCAGACCATCGGTCTGGTCCTTAATCAGCTGGCGCGCCTCGTCCGGGCTGTAGTACTTGCCGAAGAACTGGTTGATCAGCCCCAGCCCCATCGGGAACTGGTACGCGGTGCCCTTGTACATAGCGAACACGCGGTGCTGGTAGTCGGTGAAGTCCGTGAACTGGTTGACGTAGTCCCACACCCTCTTATTAGAGGTATGGAACAGGTGCGCACCGTACTTGTGCACCTCGATGCCAGTCTCCGGCTCTGCCTCCGAGTAGGCGTTGCCGCCGATGTGGTTGCGGCGTTCGACAACGAGCACGCGCTTACCCAGCTCAGTGGCGGTCCGCTCAGCAACGGTCAAACCGAAGAAACCCGAACCGACCACGATGAGGTCGTAGGTGTTGTCCTTGATGTCCTGTAGGGACTTCGGAGCAAATTCATTGGCAGTGGTGTTCTTTTCGCTACTCACGCCTTAAAACCTATTGCATTTCCATCCGGTTTGCGGGTGTACACGCGGGCTTTACGACGTCCACGTGAGCCCAGCCCAACGTTCGTTTGGTCACATTATTTGATAATTTTCCCAAAATTAACGAAGAAACACAGATGTCTCACTAGATTTTTTTAGTCACACTGGTAACATCCTCCTCAGAATTTTCTGTTGCTTTGCAACTTTCCTTCCTTTCGACCCCGGGTAGACCTCGGGTCGATAACCCTGTACCCCATTTTTTTGGAGCTTTTACCGTGCCAACTCGCCGTCGCATCAATGCCCCGTCGATGGGCCGTCGCACCTTCCTCTATGGACTGGCAGCTACTACTGCCGCAGCTCCGCTAGCAACATGGGGTATTCGCCAGGCCCCTACTCTGGTTGAAAGCCCAGGCGTAGGCCCCATCGCGGCCAAGATCTCAACATCGCCGCTGGTTGACGCTGTCACGATGATGATTGACGACGCAGCCGTCGGCACCCATGCCATTACCGATGCCCTGCACCCGCTTCGCGGATTCGTGAAGGACATCACCCGCGACGAACCGTTCTCCCAGTTCGCACTCACCTGGCCGGGCGATGACAATCTGCAGCTCTACGTTCGCGCCGAGCGCGAAGACGGCAGCTTTGGCCCGTGGTTCCACGCTGATTCACACGGTCCGATGAATAACTCCGGGCAGTCCGGCACCGAGCTGCTGTTCGTTGAGCCCACCCGTCGCGTGCAGGTGTCGACTGTCGGCCTGAACCTCCTCGAAGGCCTGGATCCCCGCAACATCATTGGTATCGACAACCTTGACCCCGCCACTATCGGCGGTTCCCTGCAGGACCTCGTCAGCGCTACGGCCGCATTGTCCCTCAACGCTGTCCAGGCAGTTTTCATCGACGGCGTAGAGCAGGTCGGCGAGGTTATTCAGCCAGTTGCGTACGAGTCGTCGATTGCCGGCGCGCCAAATGTAATCA
The sequence above is drawn from the Corynebacterium jeikeium genome and encodes:
- the glf gene encoding UDP-galactopyranose mutase, which translates into the protein MKDNTYDLIVVGSGFFGLTVAERTATELGKRVLVVERRNHIGGNAYSEAEPETGIEVHKYGAHLFHTSNKRVWDYVNQFTDFTDYQHRVFAMYKGTAYQFPMGLGLINQFFGKYYSPDEARQLIKDQTDGLDPRDAKNLEEKAISLIGRPLYEAFVKHYTAKQWQTDPKNLPAGNITRLPVRYTFNNRYFNDTYEGLPVDGYTAWLENMVTSDKIDVVVDADWFEVRDELRAVSPDAPVVYTGPLDRYFDYAEGKLGWRTLDFEMEVVNTGDFQGTPVMNYNDADVPYTRIHEFRHFHPERDYVKDKTVIVKEYSRFADDGDEVYYPINTPEDREMLEAYRKLAAAEAQENKVLFGGRLGTYQYLDMHMAIGSALSMFDNKIAPFFNDGEAIEQERGH